The genomic segment GGTGGGTGTGCGCGATATCGTCACCGACAAGCCGGTGGTGAACATCGCCGGCTGCCCGCCCATCGCCGATGTGGTCACCGCCACCGTCGTGCATGTGTTGACGTTCGGCAAGATCCCCGAGCTCGACCGCGAAGGTCGACCGAAGTTTGCTTACGGGGCGAAGATCCACGACCAGTGCTCGCGTCGCGCCAACTACGACGCCGGGCAGTTCGTCGAGCACTTCGACGATGCCGCCGCGCGTGAGGGCTACTGCCTGTATCACGTCGGCTGCAAAGGTCCGGAGACATTCTCGCCCTGCCCCATCACGCAGTGGAACTCGCATACCAGTTGGCCGATTGGCGCCGGGCATCCGTGCATCGGATGCACCGAGCCGCACTTCTGGGACACCATGACCCCGTTCTACAATCGCCTGCCCAACACAGCGGGTATTCCCGTTGAACGCACGGCGGACTTCATCGGTGGTGCACTGGCCGTCGGCGCCGTGGCCGGCATCGCCGTACACGCCACCGCAACCACCATCTCGCGCATGAAGGCGCGGCGCGAACTGCCCATTCTTGAACAGTCGGGGCGCACCCCGCCACCGCCGACCGGTCCCACGACCTGATCCAGAGGAGAATTCATCATGGCACGGACAAAGGTCGTCGTCGACCCGATCACCCGAATCGAAGGTCATCTCCGCATTGAAGTGCTGGCCGAGGACGGACGCATTGCCAACGCCTGGGCCAGCGCGACGCAATTCCGCGGACTGGAGCTGGTACTCAAGGGTCGCGATCCGCGTGACGCGTGGGCCTTCGCGCAACGCATTTGTGGTGTGTGCACGGTGGTGCATGCGGTCGCGTCGCTGCGCGCCGTGGAAGACGCGCTCGCCATCAAGATCCCGGCGCAGGCCAACCTGATTCGCAACCTGATGGTCGGGATGCAGTACATCCACGATCATGTGGTGCACTTCTACCATCTGCACGCACTGGACTGGGTGGACGTGGTCAGTGCGCTCAAGGCCGACCCGGTCGCGGCGGAGAAGATCGCCCAGGGCATCTCCACGTGGCCGAACAACAACGCGGCGCGTTTCCGCGAAGTGCAGGAGCGGGTCAAGACATTCGTGTCGAGTGGCCAGTTGGGCATCTTCACCAACGGCTACTGGGGACATCCCGCATACAAGCTGCCGCCGGAAGTGAACCTGATTGCGGTCTCGCACTATCTCGAAGCACTCGACTGGCAGCGCGATGTGGCCCGTCTGCACGCCATCTTCGGTGGCAAGAATCCCCACCCCAACTTCATCGTGGGTGGCATGGCGTCGCCCATCAATCTCGATGCGCGCGCCACGATCAATGCCGACAGCCTCACCGATGTAAAGAGTCTCATCATGAAGGCGCAGGACTTCGTGGAGCGCGTGTACTGGCCCGACCTGGTGGCCATTGCGGGCTTCTACAAGGATTGGGCTGCCATTGGTGGCGGCACGGGCAACTACCTCTCGTATGGCGATATCCCGAAGACGAACGGCGGCACCGATTTCTATTTCCCGCGCGGCGTCGTCCTCAACAAGGATCTCTCGAAGGTCGTGCCATTCGATCAGGCCGGCGTGACCGAGCAGATCCACAGCGCGTGGTACGAGTACGAAGGCGGCAACGACAAGGCGCTGCACCCGTGGGAAGGCGAAACCAAGGCATCGTACACCGGTCCCGCGGCCCCGTGGACGTACCTGCAGGACGAGAAGAAGTACACGTGGATGAAGGCGCCGCGCTACAATGGCAAGCCGATGGAAGTCGGCCCGTTGGCGCGCATGCTGGTGGGCTACGCGTCCGGTCACAAGGAGATCAAGGATCTCGTTGGCCAGACATTGGGCGCACTCAAGGTGGGGCCGGAAGCGCTCTTCTCCACGCTGGGTCGAACGGCGGCACGCGGCATGGAGTCGATCCTGTGGGCGCGACTCATGTCCACCTGGTACGACGATCTGGTGGCCCGCATCAAGGGCGGCGACACGGCCACGCACAACGGTGACAAGTGGGATCCGTCCACCTGGCCGGCTGAAGCCAAGGGCTTCGGATTCATGGAAGCGCCGCGCGGTGCGCTGGGACACTGGGTGAACATCAAGGACGGCAAGATCGAGAACTACCAGGCGGTCGTGCCCAGCACGTGGAACTGTTCGCCGCGTGACAAGGATGGCGTCATGGGGCCGTACGAAGCAGCGCTGGTGGACAATCATCCGCTGCTCGATCCCGAGCGGCCCATCGAGATCCTGCGCACCATCCATTCGTTTGATCCGTGTCTCGCCTGTGGCGTGCACATCCTCGACGCCAGCGGACGCGAGATCATGGAGGTGAAAGTGCAATGACCACCCCGTCCTCGGCTGGCGATGCGGCGCTGCATCCGCATGCCGGCCCACGCCGTGTTATCGAGCCACCGGTCACCCCGCGCTCGCCGCGTGGTCGACTGTTGCAGCATCCCGTGCCGCCCGCCAGGGGCGAGTACGAGTGGATGTATCTGTGGCAGTTCCCGCTGCGCCTGATGCACTGGATCGCCGCCTTCAGCATCGTGCTGCTCGTGCTGACCGGCTGGTGGATTGGCCGTCCGTTCTTCATGGGCGCGGCGCAAAGCACCAGCACGTTTGGCACACAATGGGCGCGCCTGATCCACTTCACCGCCGGCATGCTGCTGAGTGTCACCGCACTGGTGCGCATCTACTGGTTGGTGGCGGGTAACCGATTCGAACGCTTCAAGGCGCTCTTTCCCGTGCGCTCGCGTGACATCCGCAATCTGTTCAAGCAGATGCGCTTCTACATGTTCATGCCCCCCAAGGACATGCCGTCCTACATCGGACACAACCCGATGGCGCAGCTGTCGTACACCTTGCTGTATCTGGCCGGTGCCCTGATGGTCATCACCGGGTTCGCGCTGTACACCACCACACATCCCAACGGGTGGATGTACGGGATGTTCTATCCCGTTACCACGATCCTTGGCGGGTTGCAGAGCGTGCGGCTGTTGCACCACATCGTCACGTGGTTCTTCGTCATGTTCATCCCCGTGCATGTGTATCTCGCCATGCGTGCCGATGTCATCGAGCGCGGTGGCGGCGTCTCGCAGATGATCAACGGCGGCAAGTTCGTGCCGATCGACGAGGACTTCGCGGATGCGGAAGACTGACGGCGAGGCGGTGGCCACCACGGCGGCGGTGATCGGACTCGGCAACCCACTCTTGGGCGACGACGCGCTCGGCCTCGTCGCCCTGGAGCGGCTGCAGAATCACTACACCATGCCCGACGAGGTGTCGCTGCACGACGGCGGCACCTGGGGAATGTCCCTCCTCCCCACCATCGAGGATGCCACAAACGTGCTCTTCCTCGATGCCATCGACCGCAATGAGGTCCCGGGCACGTTCATTCGCCTGGAGGGCACGGAAATCCCCGCC from the Gemmatimonadaceae bacterium genome contains:
- the cybH gene encoding Ni/Fe-hydrogenase, b-type cytochrome subunit → MTTPSSAGDAALHPHAGPRRVIEPPVTPRSPRGRLLQHPVPPARGEYEWMYLWQFPLRLMHWIAAFSIVLLVLTGWWIGRPFFMGAAQSTSTFGTQWARLIHFTAGMLLSVTALVRIYWLVAGNRFERFKALFPVRSRDIRNLFKQMRFYMFMPPKDMPSYIGHNPMAQLSYTLLYLAGALMVITGFALYTTTHPNGWMYGMFYPVTTILGGLQSVRLLHHIVTWFFVMFIPVHVYLAMRADVIERGGGVSQMINGGKFVPIDEDFADAED
- a CDS encoding nickel-dependent hydrogenase large subunit; translated protein: MARTKVVVDPITRIEGHLRIEVLAEDGRIANAWASATQFRGLELVLKGRDPRDAWAFAQRICGVCTVVHAVASLRAVEDALAIKIPAQANLIRNLMVGMQYIHDHVVHFYHLHALDWVDVVSALKADPVAAEKIAQGISTWPNNNAARFREVQERVKTFVSSGQLGIFTNGYWGHPAYKLPPEVNLIAVSHYLEALDWQRDVARLHAIFGGKNPHPNFIVGGMASPINLDARATINADSLTDVKSLIMKAQDFVERVYWPDLVAIAGFYKDWAAIGGGTGNYLSYGDIPKTNGGTDFYFPRGVVLNKDLSKVVPFDQAGVTEQIHSAWYEYEGGNDKALHPWEGETKASYTGPAAPWTYLQDEKKYTWMKAPRYNGKPMEVGPLARMLVGYASGHKEIKDLVGQTLGALKVGPEALFSTLGRTAARGMESILWARLMSTWYDDLVARIKGGDTATHNGDKWDPSTWPAEAKGFGFMEAPRGALGHWVNIKDGKIENYQAVVPSTWNCSPRDKDGVMGPYEAALVDNHPLLDPERPIEILRTIHSFDPCLACGVHILDASGREIMEVKVQ
- a CDS encoding hydrogenase small subunit, encoding MFNPNQIPWRTNEPLVDYLEKTGVSRRAFMAFCAEMTVMLGAASMVTPRIVKALAALKRPSVIWLSLQECTGCVESVLRSATPTIGDLLLDVISLDFQENLMAAAGTAAEKAMHDSMTANKGNYILVVTGSIPTKENGIYTMIGGRTAEEILKEAAAGASAVIAVGACAHWGNVQAARPNPTGAVGVRDIVTDKPVVNIAGCPPIADVVTATVVHVLTFGKIPELDREGRPKFAYGAKIHDQCSRRANYDAGQFVEHFDDAAAREGYCLYHVGCKGPETFSPCPITQWNSHTSWPIGAGHPCIGCTEPHFWDTMTPFYNRLPNTAGIPVERTADFIGGALAVGAVAGIAVHATATTISRMKARRELPILEQSGRTPPPPTGPTT